The following coding sequences lie in one Monomorium pharaonis isolate MP-MQ-018 chromosome 1, ASM1337386v2, whole genome shotgun sequence genomic window:
- the LOC118646981 gene encoding putative nuclease HARBI1, translated as MEVFLFINAASSDILKTALALDLSESESESETEEFLNFIIPTQVCRLRGKRGKAIRIEGYVNNVVPRFSSRQFKEHFRMTPNCFSLLENKLSPMLENNNIGRSHISPRVQLLAVLWLLATPDSYRSVGLQFNLAKSSLNHCVRRVIQALCNISSDIIKWPSVTNMSTIKDKFKRIAGLENVLGAIDGSYIEIPAPSIDAHCYLTRKCRYAVILQAVCDADLRFTDCYAGYPGSVGDLRVFRNSDLWYSVNRNRHFFFPNEEFIIGDKAYPSLGWCLTAYRDNGHLTQIENNFNYILSQTRQTVERAFALLKGRLRRLKYLDMSRVDLIPATILACCVLHNICLGDIDDEIENYVVEGNRENEQNRENNEECEHIENYDNEGITKRNYLATILFRRR; from the exons ATGGAAGTCTTTCTATTCATAAATGCAGCTAGTAGTGATATATTAAAGACTGCTTTAGCTCTAGATTTAAGTGAAAGCGAAAGCGAAAGTGAGACGGAAGAATTTCTAAACTTTATTATTCCCACACAAGTTTGTCGATTAAGAGGAAAAAGGGGAAAAGCAATTCGAATTGAAGGATACGTAAACAACGTTGTACCTAGGTTCTCGTCACGCCAGTTCAAAGAACATTTTCGTATGACACCAAACTGTTTTTCCTTATTGGAAAATAAACTTAGTCCAATgctagaaaataataatataggaAGATCTCATATATCACCAAGGGTACAACTACTTGCTGTTTTGTGGTTACTAGCAACCCCTGATTCTTACAG ATCTGTTGGACTCCAATTCAATTTGGCTAAATCGTCACTGAATCACTGTGTGCGGCGTGTTATTCAGGCTCTTTGCAATATTTCAAGTGACATCATCAAATGGCCATCTGTGACTAATATGAGTACTATAAAAGACAAGTTTAAACGAATAGCTGGCCTGGAAAATGTTCTTGGTGCTATTGATGGTTCATATATTGAAATTCCAGCACCATCg aTTGATGCTCATTGCTACCTGACAAGAAAGTGTAGATATGCTGTAATACTTCAAGCTGTATGTGATGCAGATCTGCGTTTCACAGATTGTTATGCTGGATATCCTGGTTCTGTAGGTGATCTTAGAGTTTTTCGAAATTCTGATCTTTGGTATAGTGTCAATAGAAATcgtcatttcttttttcctaaTGAAGAATTCATAATAGGAGACAAAGCATATCCTTCACTTGGATGGTGTTTGACCGCTTATAGAGATAATGGTCATTTGACACAG atcgagaacaattttaattatattctatcACAAACTAGGCAAACTGTAGAACGTGCTTTTGCTTTGTTAAAAGGCCGCTTAAGAcgtttgaaatatttagatatgTCTAGGGTTGATTTAATACCGGCAACAATCTTGGCCTGTTGTGTTCTTCACAACATATGTTTAGGTGATATTGATGACGAAATTGAGAATTATGTTGTGGAAGGTAACAGAGAAAATGAACAGAATAGAGAAAATAATGAGGAATGTGAgcatattgaaaattatgataatgaaGGAATTACAAAGCGTAATTATCttgcaacaattttatttcgaaGGAGATAA
- the LOC118647031 gene encoding trihelix transcription factor GT-1-like produces the protein MNSTESFNLIEGVHILITKPDGYPINENNTFLIMDTRDNTIFTIPDINEIWDFFHLRRRNHAKDSTNPDNPMETKNISPDKNEDNDLTSQDNSIMETKNVSSDKNGDNATWEHSAIMLLFSLRKEHNDLFKNDEIRKDVAWKKIAEFFKEKGYTYTAKQIENKWKNLRKNYMKIKDNNKKSGASLKKCKYFDEMEEIYGKSPSVQPVAVASNLSVKDTILSTGEEEAIDENTCPVPLKKSKMDKQLEMWTTYFDENSQKREEAREKRHQERLEQQKQALQTYTEIMEKFLKKL, from the exons ATGAATTCAACGGAGTCCTTCAATTTAATTGAAGGAGTGCATATTCTTATTACAAAACCCGATGGATATccaataaatgaaaataatacgTTTTTGATTATGGATACAAGAg ACAATACCATTTTTACCATACCtgatataaatgaaatttgGGACTTTTTCCATTTACGTCGAAGAAATCACGCAAAAG ACTCAACAAATCCAGATAATCCTATGGAAACTAAAAACATTTCTCCCGataaaaatgaagataatg ACCTAACAAGTCAAGATAATTCTATTATGGAAACTAAAAACGTTTCTTCCGATAAAAATGGAGATAATg CTACATGGGAACATTCGGCAATTATGcttcttttttcattacggAAAGAGCATAatgacttatttaaaaatgatgaaataagaaaagatGTTGCATGGAAAAAGATTGCAGAGTTCTTTAAAGAGAAAGGTTATACGTATACTGCCAagcaaatagaaaataaatggaaaaatttacgaaaaaattatatgaagataaaagataataataaaaaatctggagcatcattaaaaaaatgtaaatattttgatgaaatggAAGAAATATACGGAAAATCTCCTAGTGTACAACCTGTAGCTGTTGCTTCAAATCTTTCAGTAAAAGATACAATTCTTTCGACGGGTGAAGAGGAGGCAATCGACGAAAATACTTGTCCAGTTCCTTTGAAGAAAAGTAAGATGGATAAACAATTGGAAATGTGGACAACATATTTCGACGAAAATTCGCAGAAAAGAGAAGAAGCAAGGGAAAAAAGGCACCAAGAGAGACTTGAACAACAAAAACAAGCTCTACAGACTTATACGGAAATAATggaaaagtttttgaaaaagctataa